In Thunnus albacares chromosome 10, fThuAlb1.1, whole genome shotgun sequence, a single window of DNA contains:
- the LOC122990551 gene encoding signal-regulatory protein beta-2-like translates to MLIVFSILLMLGIGRCTDDHIFATKTVGVGQNVTLTCMRQKSWQSTSLFWIRLVSGTFPEILGGTFAFDYEVVDTVTHHITTKQEPGTFVLHINKTQLSDTAVYYCIKVKKSHMTFLSGIFLRIKGPEPDITAITQDFPSDPVRPGDSVTPQCSMLSDYENKRCSEEHRVYWFRAGSDESHPSFIYAHGNSGDECEKSPETRSPQKCVYSFSKNDSSSDAGTYYCAVATCGEILFGNGTKLDIEVVSSCDLEKANTIIYVLCAALATSLVVTTFLIYGMKRKSCDCCNAAVALQTNAETASGGQRSQQRYQDSLVYSAPTFTKKKAGKAGRRNAKAAEENCVYTTVRV, encoded by the exons atgctgATCGTATTTTCTATACTACTCATGCTCGGAATTGGGC GATGCACCGACGATCACATCTTTGCGACAAAGACTGTTGGTGTTGGACAAAATGTGACTCTGACATGTATGCGCCAGAAATCTTGGCAATCAACAAGTTTATTTTGGATCAGGCTTGTTTCAGGAACCTTTCCTGAAATTTTAGGTGGAACTTTTGCCTTTGATTATGAGGTTGTTGATACGGTGACTCATCacattacaacaaaacaagagcCTGGAACATTTGTTCTGCATATTAACAAAACACAGTTAAGCGATACTGCAGTCTACTACTgtataaaagtgaaaaaaagccacatgacatttttgagtggaataTTTCTAAGAATCAAAG GACCAGAACCTGATATCACTGCCATCACTCAAGACTTTCCATCTGATCCAGTCCGTCCAGGAGACTCTGTGACTCCCCAGTGTTCAATGCTCTCTGACTATGAGAATAAAAGGTGTTCAGAAGAACACAGAGTGTACTGGTTCAGAGCTGGATCAGATGAATCTCATCCCAGTTTTATTTACGCTCATGGAAACAGTGgtgatgaatgtgaaaagagTCCTGAGACTCGTTCTCCACAGAAATGTGTCTACAGCTTCTCTAAGAACGACAGCTCCTCTGATGCTGGGACTtactactgtgctgtggccACATGTGGGGAGATATTATTTGGAAATGGAACAAAACTGGACATTGAAG TTGTCAGCAGTTGTGATTTAGAGAAGGCCAACACAATTATCTACGTGCTTTGTGCTGCTTTGGCTACAAGTCTGGTTGTAACAACCTTCCTCATATATGGCATGAAGAGAAAATCTTGTGATTGTTGTAATG ctgctgttgctctgcAAACAAATGCTGAAACAGCCAGTGGTGGTCAGCGAAGTCAGCAG AGATATCAGGACTCATTGGTTTATTCTGCACCAACCTTTACCAAGAAGAAAGCTGGCAAAGCAGGGAGAAGGAATgcaaaagcagcagaagaaaacTGTGTCTACACTACTGTCAGGGTTTAG